Proteins co-encoded in one Haloarcula sp. DT43 genomic window:
- a CDS encoding mechanosensitive ion channel family protein, whose amino-acid sequence MRRTGSVSLLCAVVLYAGSRFVRRFGFDERLFGVELEPLTLLGLTLASLVLAVYGSYTLCQSYLLAHTQNKRRRHDVRNAIRLVFGVLGMVAVFGVVTREWVSVLFSLGVLGFAVTFALQQPLFSLIGWLYIVTKRPYQVGDRIAIEEMRGDVVAVDFFVTEVWEIDGDLVSSNQPSGRIVTVPNSTVLSSRVVNFYGEGVQYVWNELSIQVAYETDLQFASEEMIDVATDHLGDEMARQVREYRDRLAETPVELDVNERPTVNVTQAESWVELRLRYLVHPRRGTRVRNALYADILERFNEHPDRVKFPVSRNR is encoded by the coding sequence ATGCGCCGAACCGGCTCTGTCTCGCTGCTCTGTGCGGTCGTCCTGTACGCCGGCTCGCGGTTCGTCCGCCGGTTCGGCTTCGACGAGCGGCTGTTCGGGGTGGAACTCGAACCGCTCACGCTGCTGGGGCTGACGCTCGCGTCGCTCGTGCTCGCCGTCTACGGGAGCTACACCCTCTGCCAGTCGTATCTCCTCGCCCACACGCAGAACAAACGCCGCCGCCACGACGTGCGCAACGCCATCCGGCTGGTCTTCGGCGTCCTCGGGATGGTCGCGGTGTTTGGCGTCGTCACCCGGGAGTGGGTGAGCGTGCTGTTCTCGCTGGGCGTGCTCGGGTTCGCGGTCACGTTCGCCCTGCAACAGCCCCTGTTCTCGCTCATCGGCTGGCTGTACATCGTGACGAAACGCCCCTATCAGGTGGGCGACCGCATCGCCATCGAGGAGATGCGCGGCGACGTGGTCGCGGTCGACTTCTTCGTCACGGAGGTCTGGGAGATAGACGGCGACCTCGTCTCCTCGAACCAGCCGTCGGGTCGCATCGTGACCGTCCCCAACAGCACGGTGCTGTCCTCGCGCGTCGTCAACTTCTACGGCGAGGGCGTCCAGTACGTCTGGAACGAGCTCTCGATACAGGTCGCCTACGAGACCGACCTGCAGTTCGCCTCCGAGGAGATGATAGACGTGGCGACCGACCACCTCGGCGACGAGATGGCCCGCCAGGTCCGGGAGTACCGCGACCGCCTCGCCGAGACGCCGGTCGAACTCGACGTGAACGAGCGGCCGACGGTCAACGTCACGCAGGCGGAGTCGTGGGTCGAGCTTCGGCTCCGCTATCTCGTCCACCCGCGCCGCGGCACCCGGGTGCGGAACGCGCTGTACGCGGACATCCTCGAACGGTTCAACGAGCACCCCGACCGGGTGAAGTTCCCGGTGAGCCGGAACCGGTGA
- a CDS encoding MBL fold metallo-hydrolase, which produces MGIGDVYEVTVGDCTDVHYVDTGMYDVTEYGSVYIVDAERPALVDTGIGARHGNILAAMESVGIAPEDLEVIAVTHVHLDHAGGAGYLAEDCPNATVYVHESGKRHLVDPERLWEGTKHAVGDQIAYYGEPVPVPEDRIETLTDGDEIDLGDHSLDVMHAPGHAPHQVVFYDPAVDGVFTADAAGIYAPSTDEMHVTTPPVNFTLDGALDDVAMLQELDPAVLMFGHYGPAEAGDKLATYAEILPEWVAEVEHKRAELDDDEAVVDYFVERADTDTWGERKGRAEMRLNVRGVLVALDNREE; this is translated from the coding sequence ATGGGAATCGGTGACGTTTACGAGGTGACGGTCGGGGACTGCACGGACGTCCACTACGTCGACACCGGGATGTACGACGTGACCGAGTACGGGTCGGTCTACATCGTCGACGCCGAACGGCCGGCGCTGGTCGACACCGGCATCGGCGCGCGACACGGGAACATCCTCGCGGCGATGGAATCGGTCGGCATCGCGCCCGAGGACCTCGAAGTCATCGCAGTGACCCACGTCCACCTCGACCACGCCGGCGGGGCCGGCTACCTCGCCGAGGACTGCCCGAACGCGACGGTGTACGTCCACGAGTCCGGGAAGCGCCACCTCGTCGACCCGGAACGGCTCTGGGAGGGGACCAAACACGCCGTCGGCGACCAGATAGCGTACTACGGCGAGCCGGTCCCGGTCCCGGAAGACCGCATCGAGACGCTGACCGACGGCGACGAAATCGACCTGGGTGACCACTCGCTGGACGTCATGCACGCGCCGGGCCACGCCCCCCACCAGGTCGTCTTCTACGACCCCGCCGTCGACGGCGTGTTCACCGCCGACGCCGCCGGCATCTACGCGCCGTCGACCGACGAGATGCACGTCACGACCCCGCCGGTCAACTTCACGCTCGACGGGGCTCTCGACGACGTGGCGATGCTGCAGGAACTGGACCCGGCGGTCCTCATGTTCGGCCACTACGGCCCCGCCGAGGCCGGCGACAAACTGGCGACCTACGCCGAGATTCTGCCCGAGTGGGTCGCCGAGGTCGAGCACAAACGCGCGGAACTCGACGACGACGAGGCGGTCGTCGACTACTTCGTGGAGCGGGCCGACACCGACACCTGGGGCGAGCGCAAGGGCCGCGCCGAGATGCGCCTGAACGTCCGCGGCGTCCTCGTGGCACTGGACAACCGCGAGGAGTAG
- a CDS encoding universal stress protein yields the protein MYDAVLVPTDGSEGSATAAEHAIDLAQRHDASLHALHVLETEQVVDQIPDFEDSSIFDRLADAGQGAVDDIRSQAEDAGVGPVETAVEQGVPREEVVDYVRDHDIDVVVMATEGRTGPSRELIGSVTESVIRASPVPVLAVKVGGEA from the coding sequence ATGTACGACGCCGTACTCGTCCCGACCGACGGCTCCGAGGGGTCCGCCACCGCGGCCGAGCACGCAATCGACCTCGCACAGCGCCACGACGCGAGCCTGCACGCGCTGCACGTCCTGGAGACCGAGCAGGTGGTCGACCAGATTCCCGACTTCGAGGACAGCAGTATCTTCGACCGCCTCGCCGACGCCGGCCAGGGAGCCGTCGACGACATCCGGTCGCAGGCCGAGGATGCCGGCGTCGGCCCTGTCGAGACGGCGGTCGAGCAAGGCGTCCCCCGCGAGGAGGTCGTCGACTACGTCAGGGACCACGACATCGACGTGGTCGTGATGGCGACCGAGGGCCGGACCGGCCCCTCCCGGGAGCTCATCGGCAGCGTCACCGAGTCGGTCATCCGGGCCTCGCCGGTGCCGGTGCTGGCGGTCAAGGTCGGCGGCGAGGCGTAG
- the serS gene encoding serine--tRNA ligase codes for MLSRQFVREHPETVRDAIERKGVTGVDLDEILEIDEEWRELKAEGDGLRQERNEVSSTIGQLKQEGKEEEAQEAIERSQKLKEELQDIEERADELEAKLEAALLELPNVPHESVPTGEDESDNVERYREGFDDLRDLPDEVVPHYDLGEDLDLLDFERGAKVTGGGYQFVKGDGARLEHALIQFMLDVHREQEYVDVLPPIPVNSDSMEGTGQLPKFAEDAYRVGARQDDDYDGDDLWLLPTAEVPVTNMYRDEILLDDDLPVKHQAFSPNFRREAGEHGTETRGYVRVHQFHKVELVNFVRPEESYDRLEGLLEEAAEVLDRLDLPYRVLDMCTGDMGFTQAKKYDIEVWAPGDDMDEGPERGGRWLEVSSVSNFEDFQARRAGLRFRPERHESAEYLHTLNGSGLAVPRVLVAILEYYQNDDGTVTVPEPLRPYMGGQEVIEGHEPVGESAVGAGEKE; via the coding sequence ATGTTATCGAGACAGTTCGTCCGGGAGCACCCCGAGACGGTCCGTGACGCCATCGAGCGCAAGGGCGTCACGGGCGTGGACCTCGACGAAATCCTCGAAATCGACGAGGAGTGGCGGGAACTGAAGGCCGAAGGCGACGGGCTCCGGCAGGAACGCAACGAGGTGTCCAGCACAATTGGCCAGCTCAAACAGGAGGGCAAGGAGGAGGAGGCCCAGGAGGCCATCGAGCGCTCCCAGAAGCTCAAGGAGGAACTGCAGGACATCGAGGAGCGGGCCGACGAACTGGAGGCGAAGCTGGAGGCGGCGCTGCTGGAACTCCCGAACGTCCCTCACGAGTCGGTCCCGACCGGCGAGGACGAGTCGGACAACGTCGAGCGCTACCGCGAGGGCTTCGACGACCTGCGGGACCTGCCCGACGAGGTCGTCCCCCACTACGACCTCGGCGAGGACCTGGACCTGCTCGACTTCGAACGGGGCGCGAAGGTGACCGGCGGCGGCTACCAGTTCGTCAAGGGCGACGGCGCGCGCCTGGAGCACGCGCTCATCCAGTTCATGCTGGACGTCCACCGCGAGCAGGAGTACGTCGACGTGTTGCCGCCGATTCCGGTCAACTCCGACTCGATGGAGGGGACCGGCCAGCTCCCGAAGTTTGCCGAGGACGCCTACCGCGTCGGCGCGCGCCAGGACGACGACTACGACGGCGACGACCTCTGGCTCCTGCCGACGGCGGAGGTCCCGGTCACCAACATGTACCGCGACGAGATACTGCTGGACGACGACCTCCCGGTCAAACACCAGGCGTTCTCGCCGAACTTCCGCCGCGAGGCCGGCGAGCACGGCACAGAGACGCGCGGCTACGTCCGCGTCCACCAGTTCCACAAGGTCGAGCTCGTCAACTTCGTCCGCCCGGAGGAGAGCTACGACCGGCTGGAGGGGCTGCTGGAGGAGGCCGCCGAGGTTCTGGACCGCCTCGACCTGCCCTACCGCGTGCTCGACATGTGCACCGGTGACATGGGCTTTACCCAGGCCAAGAAGTACGACATCGAGGTGTGGGCCCCCGGCGACGACATGGACGAGGGCCCGGAGCGGGGCGGCCGCTGGCTCGAAGTCTCCTCGGTGTCGAACTTCGAGGACTTCCAGGCCCGCCGTGCCGGCCTGCGCTTCCGGCCCGAGCGCCACGAGTCCGCCGAGTACCTCCACACGCTGAACGGCTCCGGGCTGGCCGTCCCGCGCGTCCTCGTGGCCATCCTGGAGTACTACCAGAACGACGACGGCACCGTCACCGTCCCCGAACCGCTGCGCCCGTACATGGGCGGGCAAGAAGTCATCGAGGGCCACGAGCCAGTCGGCGAGAGCGCGGTCGGAGCCGGCGAGAAGGAGTGA
- a CDS encoding nuclear transport factor 2 family protein → MTQPSLLQRARAYYDAIDGDDYDRLASLLAPSFVHDRPDRTIEGRERFVRFMREERPQTDTTHPLDGLYCRESDGAATDDGTAPAEVVARGRLLDADGERIVGFVDVFTFAGDDIERIETYTR, encoded by the coding sequence GTGACGCAACCCTCGCTCCTCCAGCGTGCCCGGGCGTACTACGACGCCATCGACGGCGACGACTACGACCGGCTGGCCTCGCTGCTGGCCCCGTCGTTCGTCCACGACCGCCCCGACCGGACCATCGAGGGCCGGGAGCGGTTCGTGCGGTTCATGCGCGAGGAACGGCCCCAGACCGACACCACCCACCCGCTCGACGGTCTCTACTGCCGGGAGTCGGACGGCGCGGCGACCGACGACGGGACAGCGCCCGCCGAGGTGGTCGCCCGCGGCCGCCTGCTCGACGCCGACGGCGAGCGCATCGTCGGCTTCGTGGACGTGTTCACGTTCGCCGGGGACGACATCGAACGCATCGAGACGTACACGCGCTGA
- a CDS encoding redoxin domain-containing protein codes for MLSEGTAAPLFELPALVDGDRTRVGLADYLGEDVVILAFYPADFNPACDETACDLDELDLFTMQKDVTILGVSPDSVYSHRAFADRYDLKIPLLSDTDHEVAREYGLDFVDDIGQRLIERAVVVIDHDGEVQYAWSTDDLRELPRVEEIKDAIADTGGDDTAFARYRVGHAHYTEARRAFTAAMGGFRDSEWMVAQGDFQQAREEFDAAADHFDTAVRFVDDEALKRVYEDVKTKANSLWQASDWLARAARAYSSGDGAEGQALRDDAEGPLETARGYEDPPDPDGPWPPELATLETDEADDEPTFLPADDAAADTSLDVDIDEEAERKAGELAGSSPDGGADDAAGQFADQSTPGDSADGTARPAQSTAPDHDGAATGDAGEISEVDDADIEEIQAELAESEAERESADAPTEPSTAMVETPPETVGGADDPAPDDASPEPRSESGDAAQPPASESEEETDESAELDLTDPTAAEDGDAGESAAGPEQDDDPDTAGTASDRDTSDDPEADT; via the coding sequence GTGCTTTCAGAGGGGACGGCGGCACCGCTGTTCGAACTGCCGGCGCTCGTCGACGGCGACCGAACGCGGGTCGGACTGGCCGACTACCTCGGCGAGGACGTGGTCATCCTCGCGTTCTACCCGGCGGATTTCAACCCGGCCTGTGACGAGACCGCCTGTGACCTGGACGAACTCGACCTCTTTACGATGCAGAAGGACGTGACCATCCTGGGCGTCAGCCCGGACTCGGTGTACAGCCACCGGGCCTTCGCCGACCGCTACGACCTGAAGATACCGCTGCTGTCCGACACCGACCACGAGGTCGCCCGCGAGTACGGCCTCGATTTCGTCGACGACATCGGCCAGCGGCTCATCGAGCGCGCCGTCGTCGTCATCGACCACGACGGCGAGGTGCAGTACGCCTGGAGCACCGACGACCTCCGGGAACTCCCCCGCGTCGAGGAGATAAAGGACGCCATCGCGGACACCGGCGGCGACGACACCGCCTTCGCTCGCTACCGCGTCGGCCACGCCCACTACACCGAAGCGCGGCGGGCGTTCACCGCGGCGATGGGCGGCTTCCGCGACTCCGAGTGGATGGTCGCGCAGGGCGACTTCCAGCAGGCCCGCGAGGAGTTCGACGCCGCCGCGGACCACTTCGACACCGCCGTCCGCTTCGTCGACGACGAGGCCCTGAAGCGGGTCTACGAGGACGTGAAGACGAAAGCGAACTCGCTGTGGCAGGCCAGCGACTGGCTCGCCCGGGCCGCCCGCGCCTACTCCAGTGGGGACGGGGCGGAGGGCCAGGCGCTCCGGGACGACGCCGAGGGCCCGCTGGAAACGGCCCGCGGCTACGAGGACCCCCCCGACCCCGACGGCCCGTGGCCGCCGGAGCTTGCGACGCTGGAGACGGACGAGGCCGACGACGAGCCGACCTTCCTCCCGGCGGACGACGCGGCCGCCGACACCTCCCTCGACGTGGACATCGACGAGGAGGCCGAGCGGAAGGCCGGCGAACTGGCGGGGTCGTCCCCGGACGGCGGCGCCGACGACGCGGCCGGCCAGTTCGCCGACCAGTCGACGCCGGGCGACTCCGCCGACGGGACCGCTCGCCCGGCACAGTCGACGGCGCCGGACCACGACGGAGCGGCGACCGGCGACGCGGGCGAGATATCGGAGGTCGACGACGCCGACATCGAGGAGATTCAGGCGGAACTGGCCGAAAGCGAGGCCGAGCGCGAGTCGGCCGACGCCCCGACCGAGCCGTCGACCGCGATGGTCGAAACCCCGCCCGAGACCGTCGGCGGCGCGGACGACCCCGCGCCCGACGACGCGAGCCCGGAGCCACGGAGCGAGTCCGGCGACGCCGCCCAGCCGCCCGCGAGCGAGTCCGAGGAGGAGACCGACGAGTCGGCCGAACTGGACCTGACCGACCCGACGGCGGCCGAGGACGGCGACGCGGGCGAGTCCGCGGCCGGCCCCGAGCAGGACGACGACCCGGACACCGCCGGCACGGCGAGCGACAGAGACACGTCCGACGACCCCGAAGCGGACACGTGA
- a CDS encoding DUF367 family protein, which yields MELHVRYEGDDDPEKCSARKLARMDEADLHRATRSTPPGIVLNPFAEQALSPADRPTAGDGARHSRLVALDCSWETAEREAFDLEGVHRSLPFLVAGNPVNYGTAFQLNTVEAFAGALAILGERDHAERILSTFSWGHTFLELNEEPLERYANCEDSGDVIDVQDDYLAEE from the coding sequence GTGGAACTGCACGTCCGGTACGAGGGCGACGACGACCCCGAGAAGTGTAGCGCGCGGAAACTGGCCCGCATGGACGAGGCCGACCTCCACCGCGCGACGCGGTCGACGCCGCCCGGCATCGTGCTCAACCCCTTCGCCGAGCAGGCGCTGTCGCCGGCCGACCGCCCGACCGCCGGCGACGGCGCTCGACACAGCCGCCTGGTCGCGCTCGACTGCTCCTGGGAGACCGCCGAGCGGGAGGCGTTCGACCTCGAAGGGGTGCACCGCTCGCTCCCCTTCCTCGTCGCCGGCAATCCGGTCAACTACGGGACGGCCTTCCAGCTGAACACCGTCGAGGCCTTCGCCGGTGCGCTCGCCATCCTCGGGGAGCGCGACCACGCCGAGCGCATCCTGTCGACGTTCTCCTGGGGCCACACCTTCCTGGAACTGAACGAGGAACCGCTGGAGCGGTACGCGAACTGCGAGGATTCGGGCGACGTCATCGACGTCCAGGACGACTACCTCGCCGAGGAGTAG
- a CDS encoding enolase-like domain-containing protein: MYDQVKDVPLTVERCSFDRLERATSSGFDRATTVIQLSGAGETGSGEDVTYTTEAHDALRDADALQGADAPLVGEYTVDSFSTALDEVDLWPEPPDEERFRHYRRWGFESAALDLALRQADTDLGTALGRRYDPVNFVVSTRLSTPADDAPPTADRLAMLCERYGDLSFKLDPTPSWSEGLVDDLADYDVRVLDLKGLYEGTDVDVEADPDFYRRVVDGLPDALVEDPDLTDATRPVFDGQEARVTWDVPITGVESIEALPFDPEWLNMKPSRCGTVESVLVTIDYCERNDIDLYGGGQFELGVGRDHIQALASLCYPDGPNDVAPGGYNDPDPDADLPTSPLSPPDAPAGIGTGFW, from the coding sequence ATGTACGACCAGGTGAAGGACGTGCCGCTGACCGTCGAGCGCTGTTCGTTCGACCGGCTGGAGCGAGCGACGTCGAGCGGGTTCGACCGGGCGACGACCGTTATCCAGCTCTCCGGCGCGGGCGAGACCGGCAGCGGCGAGGACGTGACCTACACGACGGAGGCCCACGACGCGCTGAGGGACGCCGACGCGTTACAGGGCGCGGACGCCCCGCTCGTCGGCGAGTACACCGTCGACTCGTTCTCGACGGCGCTGGACGAGGTGGACCTCTGGCCCGAACCCCCCGACGAGGAGCGGTTCCGGCACTACCGGCGCTGGGGGTTCGAGAGCGCGGCGCTCGACCTGGCGCTGAGACAGGCCGACACGGACCTCGGGACGGCGCTCGGCCGGCGGTACGACCCGGTGAACTTCGTCGTCTCGACCCGGCTCTCGACGCCGGCCGACGACGCGCCGCCGACGGCGGACCGGCTGGCGATGCTGTGTGAGCGCTACGGCGACCTGTCGTTCAAGCTCGACCCCACCCCGTCCTGGAGCGAGGGCCTCGTCGACGACCTGGCCGACTACGACGTTCGCGTCCTGGACCTGAAGGGACTGTACGAGGGGACGGACGTCGACGTCGAAGCCGACCCCGACTTTTACCGCCGCGTCGTCGACGGCCTCCCGGACGCGCTGGTGGAGGACCCCGACTTGACCGACGCGACCCGGCCGGTCTTCGACGGGCAGGAAGCGCGCGTCACGTGGGACGTGCCTATCACCGGCGTCGAGAGCATCGAGGCGCTGCCGTTCGACCCGGAGTGGCTCAACATGAAACCGTCCCGTTGTGGCACCGTCGAGTCGGTGCTTGTGACCATCGACTACTGCGAGCGAAACGACATCGACCTGTACGGCGGCGGTCAGTTCGAACTCGGCGTCGGCCGCGACCACATCCAGGCGCTGGCGTCGCTGTGCTACCCCGACGGCCCCAACGACGTCGCGCCCGGCGGGTACAACGACCCCGACCCCGACGCGGACCTGCCGACGAGCCCCCTCTCCCCGCCCGACGCCCCGGCCGGAATCGGGACCGGGTTCTGGTAA
- a CDS encoding 50S ribosomal protein L40e — MASFETASDRLLNKQICMRCNARNPQRAQQCRKCGYGNLRPKAKETRSA, encoded by the coding sequence ATGGCTAGCTTCGAGACAGCGTCCGACCGACTCCTCAACAAGCAAATCTGCATGCGGTGTAACGCCCGGAACCCACAGCGCGCCCAGCAGTGCCGGAAGTGCGGCTACGGCAACCTCCGTCCGAAGGCGAAAGAGACCCGCAGCGCCTGA
- a CDS encoding MBL fold metallo-hydrolase, with translation MDVHNVTAEAETFTCNAYLATGERTTLVDAGAMRGVVDAVREHADALDAVVVTHQHGDHVQQLDAVLDAFDAPLYAYGSHPRRDHALDDGDTLLVGDEECEVVYTPGHADDHVSLVSSSSLFSGDVVVHDDGAFDDGSFGRTDRPGQSRERLTESIETLLDRMPAGVEYMYSGHGGVFHGDVREVVERALGRAERREPKYPDE, from the coding sequence ATGGACGTTCACAACGTCACCGCCGAGGCCGAGACGTTCACCTGCAACGCCTACCTCGCGACCGGCGAGCGGACGACGCTGGTCGACGCCGGTGCGATGCGCGGCGTCGTCGACGCCGTCCGCGAACACGCCGACGCGCTCGACGCCGTCGTGGTGACCCACCAGCACGGCGACCACGTCCAGCAACTCGACGCCGTCCTCGACGCCTTCGACGCGCCGCTGTACGCGTACGGCTCCCACCCGCGCCGGGACCACGCGCTCGACGACGGCGACACCCTGCTCGTGGGCGACGAGGAGTGCGAGGTCGTCTACACGCCGGGCCACGCCGACGACCACGTCTCGCTGGTCTCGTCGTCGTCGCTGTTCTCGGGCGACGTGGTCGTCCACGACGACGGCGCGTTCGACGACGGCTCCTTCGGCCGCACCGACCGCCCCGGCCAGTCCCGCGAGCGCCTCACCGAGAGCATCGAGACCCTCCTCGACCGCATGCCCGCCGGCGTCGAATACATGTACTCGGGCCACGGCGGGGTCTTCCACGGCGACGTCCGCGAGGTCGTCGAGCGCGCGCTGGGGCGGGCCGAGCGCCGCGAGCCCAAGTACCCCGACGAGTGA
- a CDS encoding DUF5786 family protein, whose translation MGFGSYDESEQDNQEYDTDFEDEDGLDAEENAHEGDIEYEFTASNDELLDRLEDIKDNQNT comes from the coding sequence ATGGGGTTCGGGAGCTACGACGAGTCGGAACAAGACAATCAGGAGTACGACACAGACTTCGAGGACGAGGACGGCCTCGATGCTGAAGAAAACGCCCACGAGGGCGACATCGAATACGAGTTCACCGCGTCGAACGACGAACTACTCGACAGACTGGAAGACATCAAGGACAACCAGAACACGTGA
- a CDS encoding endonuclease dU — translation MKSGARALGFAESYRAETSQFAGAVVRASRAVDGFVFGTATVGGTDATETVCEMVDRLDREDVRYLLVAGIAPAWFNVLDLRRLHAETDLPVVSVTFESSPGLEGAIREAFDDPEAVRDRLATYRDQPARRPVSVNGETVYARSVGIDDSAAADVVRAFTPEGGRPEPLRVARLAARGLVETERPGD, via the coding sequence GTGAAGTCCGGGGCGCGGGCCCTCGGTTTCGCGGAGTCGTATCGGGCGGAAACCAGCCAGTTCGCCGGCGCGGTCGTCCGCGCCAGCAGGGCGGTCGACGGCTTCGTTTTCGGCACCGCAACGGTCGGGGGGACCGACGCGACCGAGACGGTGTGTGAGATGGTCGACCGGCTGGACCGCGAGGACGTCCGCTACCTGCTGGTGGCGGGCATCGCGCCGGCGTGGTTCAACGTCCTCGACCTCCGGCGACTGCACGCGGAGACGGACCTGCCGGTCGTCTCGGTGACCTTCGAGTCCTCGCCGGGACTGGAAGGGGCCATCCGCGAGGCGTTCGACGACCCCGAGGCGGTGCGGGACCGACTGGCGACCTACCGCGACCAGCCGGCGCGCCGCCCGGTGTCGGTGAACGGCGAGACGGTGTACGCCCGGAGCGTCGGCATCGACGACAGCGCCGCCGCCGACGTCGTCCGCGCGTTCACGCCGGAGGGCGGCCGGCCGGAACCGCTCCGGGTCGCCCGACTGGCGGCGCGGGGCCTGGTGGAGACGGAGCGACCCGGCGACTGA
- a CDS encoding RidA family protein, producing MEQVERTEQDNVDSTVTRYEGDQPTDRSVYGTRQQGSQLVFFDGQTPDRETARSGDVQAQTRDALDRVRTMAAGAGLEPADLMRTTVYLTEMDELPAVKRAYAEFFDGQRPSRTVVGVGSLPNGAAVQIEATAVKR from the coding sequence GTGGAACAGGTAGAGCGGACCGAACAGGACAACGTCGACAGCACCGTCACTCGGTACGAAGGCGACCAGCCGACGGACCGCAGCGTCTACGGGACGCGCCAGCAGGGCAGCCAGCTCGTGTTCTTCGACGGGCAGACCCCCGACAGGGAGACGGCTCGGAGCGGCGACGTCCAGGCGCAGACGCGTGACGCGCTCGACCGGGTCCGGACCATGGCGGCCGGGGCCGGCCTCGAACCGGCGGACCTGATGCGGACGACCGTGTACCTCACCGAGATGGACGAGTTACCGGCGGTCAAGCGGGCGTACGCGGAGTTCTTCGACGGACAGCGACCGTCGCGGACCGTCGTCGGCGTCGGGAGCCTCCCGAACGGCGCAGCGGTGCAAATCGAGGCGACGGCCGTAAAGCGGTAA
- a CDS encoding uracil-DNA glycosylase, with the protein MEQMDGLDVVDCERCDDLCVSRSRIVNGVGPADADLLFVGEAPGANEDEQGEPFVGRSGDVLDETLREVGLDRGDVRITNCVRCRPPDNRDPRTAELANCREYLEAEIDRVDPEVVVTLGKVPAEHLLERDVAVTGEAGDVFDVAIVGEPRRVLVSVHPAATLYDPSQKETFEAALETAAEFTDARSGQSRLGEF; encoded by the coding sequence ATGGAGCAGATGGACGGTCTCGACGTGGTCGACTGCGAGCGCTGTGACGACCTCTGCGTGTCGCGCTCGCGCATCGTCAACGGCGTCGGGCCCGCGGACGCGGACCTGCTGTTCGTCGGCGAGGCCCCCGGGGCGAACGAGGACGAACAGGGCGAGCCGTTCGTCGGTCGCAGCGGCGACGTGCTGGACGAGACGCTGCGCGAGGTCGGGCTGGACCGCGGCGACGTGCGTATCACCAACTGCGTGCGGTGTCGGCCGCCGGACAACCGCGACCCGCGGACGGCCGAACTGGCGAACTGCCGGGAGTACCTGGAGGCGGAAATCGACCGCGTCGACCCCGAGGTGGTCGTCACGCTCGGGAAGGTGCCGGCCGAGCACCTGCTAGAGCGCGACGTGGCCGTGACGGGCGAGGCGGGCGACGTGTTCGACGTGGCTATCGTCGGCGAGCCCCGCCGCGTCCTCGTCTCGGTCCACCCGGCGGCGACGCTGTACGACCCGAGCCAGAAAGAGACGTTCGAGGCGGCGCTCGAAACCGCCGCGGAGTTCACCGACGCCCGGAGCGGACAGTCGCGACTCGGCGAGTTCTAG
- the hisH gene encoding imidazole glycerol phosphate synthase subunit HisH, whose amino-acid sequence MSVRQTTADVVVVDYGLGNLRSVTRGLERAGADVTLSEDPAEFDAADGIVLPGVGAFSEGMDNAGPFREALVEQAEAGTPLFGICLGMQMLLTTSEEADHEGQGEAEGLDLIPGQNVRFSRDQTVPHMGWNELDVVRDHPLVEGVDGEHAYFVHSYYAVPDDESATVATTDYGTDFASIVANEAGNVFGTQFHPEKSGETGLRILRNYVDYCLDR is encoded by the coding sequence ATGAGTGTCAGACAGACGACCGCGGACGTGGTCGTCGTCGATTACGGGCTCGGGAACCTCCGGAGCGTCACGCGCGGCCTCGAACGCGCCGGCGCGGACGTGACGCTCTCGGAGGACCCCGCCGAGTTCGACGCGGCCGACGGCATCGTCCTGCCCGGCGTCGGGGCCTTCTCCGAGGGGATGGACAACGCCGGGCCGTTCCGCGAGGCGCTGGTCGAACAGGCCGAGGCCGGCACGCCGCTGTTTGGCATCTGCCTCGGGATGCAGATGCTGCTGACGACGAGCGAGGAGGCCGACCACGAGGGCCAGGGCGAGGCCGAGGGGCTGGACCTCATCCCCGGGCAGAACGTCCGGTTCAGCCGCGACCAGACCGTCCCGCACATGGGGTGGAACGAACTCGACGTGGTGCGGGACCACCCGCTCGTCGAGGGCGTCGACGGCGAACACGCTTACTTCGTCCACTCCTACTACGCAGTCCCCGACGACGAGAGCGCGACGGTGGCGACGACGGACTACGGCACCGACTTCGCCTCCATCGTCGCCAACGAGGCCGGCAACGTCTTCGGGACGCAGTTCCATCCGGAGAAGTCCGGGGAGACGGGGCTTCGCATCCTCCGGAACTACGTCGACTACTGCCTCGACCGCTGA